The genome window AATTCTGGAATACCCTACCTTCTACAGCTGAACTAAGCTGTATCACCGAGCTAATTTTTGAGCCGCGGGAAACATATCTTTATCAGGCGCAAATAATTAGGTAGAAGGTATGCTGACCTCGTTCGTGATATTTGCATGACCCCATCTACGGAATTTTGAGCCATACATTTCAAGACACCCTCGACAGCGGGCGCACCATTGCACTTTGGACCGGGCAAAAGGCTGGCTCCCTGCCTTTCAATGGTTATACATGAGTTGTCTACGGACTTATGCGTTGTAGCTCTTGCACATGTTGAGCACCTGAGAAGCAATTACTTGCATGACATCATCTGAGATATAATTGCCCGCCTGGTTCAGTGAACGCTATGGTTAGTTGCTAGATTACTGACAAGTTATGTAGCCAAATCGTCAACATGGCACCACGCTCCCAACTAGAAATTGCTACATCATCTGTTGAACGTctggtgaaggaggaggcctcGTACCACCGCGAGCTCCAACAGCAGACGGAAAGAATCCAAAAGCTAGAGTCTCAAGAGCctggcgaggatgagaatcGAGAATACATGCTGAAGCAGGAGGTGGGTCTCATGAGAATAAAGGCATCTCCTCAATTCTGACAGATGCAGCGCCTTGCACTTGAAGAGACCAAGAAGGTTTTGCCCAGTTTGAAacagaagatcgatgaaGCTGTAGCAAAACTTGAGAGCCTTCTTGTGAGTCGTCCGTGTGATTTCGGCAATGTGACTATTACTGACTTTCGATAGGCCgaggagggaaagaaaggcCCTGAGAGCAATGTAGAACAGATCACTGCTGGCAAGGAGGCCATCGCAAAGGCTAAGACGGCTAAAAGGGAGATTGCCTAGATGCGATGAGTACGGATTCTTCCAATGCATTTGTTTTCGAGATTGTGCTGCCTCCATCGGTAGGACTGAACTGACCAGCCAGGAACATTTGGTGTATAATAAGACAATTTTGACGAAAATGAAAACGCCTCCAGTCTAAGTCCATGCTATATGACCCCAACTTCTTCCTAGACTCACGTAGTGTCCATCCTGTCGGCAGTTTTATCATCCGGTTCAGCCTCTCCTTCCTCTAATTCGTCAGGGTGCTCTGACCCATCCTCTCCGGTTACTTCACCTTCGTTCATGTTGGTATCCTCTTGGTCCGCGGTGGACACGTTTCGTAAGGGAGACGCTGCCCCTGTTGTCGCAGAAATTCTCTCTGCGTGCAAACCGGCTGAAGGTCGGCCCGCTTCATCCTGGCTGTGCTGAGAGGGAGTGATGGTATCGGACTCTGGTCGAGGTGTATTGGCTCCGCTAGATTTGCCTTTCGAAGGAACGTccccttcatctccatcttcgccttcttgCATGCCTTCTCTGcgctccacctcctccttctcatcccGAATGAGGCGCCGAAGCTGCATGCCCTCTTCTACAATGCGGCCAAACTGTTCTCGCCGCTCGGCCCATGT of Aspergillus fumigatus Af293 chromosome 2, whole genome shotgun sequence contains these proteins:
- a CDS encoding putative tubulin-specific chaperone Rbl2 → MAPRSQLEIATSSVERLVKEEASYHRELQQQTERIQKLESQEPGEDENREYMLKQEMQRLALEETKKVLPSLKQKIDEAVAKLESLLAEEGKKGPESNVEQITAGKEAIAKAKTAKREIA